The Mycolicibacterium flavescens genomic interval GGCGTCGGACACCACGCCGCAGAACTCCTCGTAGTCGATCAGCTCGGCGATCTTCGGGGTCGACGGGTCCTTGCGGATCTTGATCGTGCGGTAGGTCATGTCGAGTGCGTCGTAGACCATCAGGCGGCCCAGCAGCGTTTCGCCGATGCCGGTGATCAGCTTGATGGCCTCGGTGCCCATCACCGATGCCACCGAGGCGCACAGGATGCCGAGCACCCCGCCCTCCGCGCACGAGGGCACCATTCCCGGCGGCGGCGGCTCGGGGTACAGGTCGCGGTAGTTCAGTCCTCGTTCATTGCCGCCCTCGTCGGCCGGGGCGTCCTCCCAGAACACGGAGATCTGGCCCTCGAACCGGTAGATCGACCCCCACACGTAGGGCTTGTGGGCCAGCACGGCGGCGTCGTTGACCAGGTAGCGCGTCGCGAAGTTGTCGGTGCCGTCCAGGATCAGGTCGTACTGCTCGAACAGCTCGACGGCGTTCTCGGGTTCGAGCCGGAACTGGTGCAGCCGCACGTCGACCAGCGGGTTGATGTCGAGAATCGAGTCACGCGCGCTTTCGGCCTTCGACCGGCCGATGTCGGACTGGCCGTGGATGATCTGGCGCTGCAGGTTGGACTCGTCGACCACGTCGAACTCGACGATCCCGATCGTGCCGACGCCCGCGGCGGCCAGGTACAGCAGCGTCGGCGAACCCAGCCCGCCGGCGCCGATGACCAGTACGCGCGCGTTCTTCAGCCGCTTCTGCCCGTCCAGGCCCAGGTCGGGAATGATGAGGTGACGGCTGTAGCGCGCCACTTCCTCGCGGGTGAGTTCGGCCGCCGGTTCTACCAGCGGCGGCAACGGTGTCGACACCGTGTTTCTCCTTGATCCACCTATTCAACGTCTATGACCATCACAGCAGTTACGACATTCAACAGCAACGAGCGGCGATCGCTTCCCCCAGGACCGTGGCCGCTCACCGTGGGCGAGCGACCGCTGTTGTACGCCCAGGCACGGCGTGTCGCTGCACAGACACGGTCACTCGCGGCAGGGGGAAGGAACTCAGGCGATCGGGTACGGCCAGGGGTTCGGTTTGCAGGTGTGATTGTCGGGCTGGACCGACTGCGGGTCGAAGCGCGCGGCGTCGTTGTTGTTGGTCGAGAAGGTCTGCTGCATCATGACCGGCGCGAGTTGGTCGTTGCCCCCGCACGGCTCGTGCCGTTGGTAACCGATCGCGTGGCCGACCTCGTGGTTGATCAGGTACTGCCGATACGAGCCGACGTCACCCTGAAACGGCACCGCACCGCGCACCCAGCGCGCCTCGTTGATGAACACGCGCGGCTGCCCGTCCCGGTAGGCCGGGTTGTAGCAGGAAGCCTCCAGCTGGATGTCGTAGCCGCAGCCCTCGCGCACGGTCATCGGCGTGCTCAACGACACCCGGAAGTCCGGTTCGATTCCTGACGTCCCGTCGATGCGGGTGAAGGCGAACTGCGGATTGTGGGTCCAGCTCTTGGGGTTGGCCAGCGTCTCGGTGACCATGCGGGCGAACGCCTCGTCGCCGCCGAATGTCGTGGTGTCGATCCCGTCCTCGACCTCGACGGTGTAGGTGAATACCTTCGCGGTGCCCTGGCCGACCTGCGAGGTCGCCCCGGGCACGACGTGCCACGTCTTGGCGCCGGCCTCGGTGAACGGGCCACCCTGGGGCAGGATTCCGGTCGGCAGGTCCGCGTCGAACTGGGTCAACCCCTTGGGCGGGGCACCGATGATCGCGGTGCTGGCCACGCCGATGGTCGGTGGGCCCTGCACCGGACCCTCGGCCTGCTTGGGTGCGGGCGCGCCGGTGCCGGTGATGGTCTGATAGACGACGACCGCGGTCAACACGATCAGGACGGGCAACGCATAGGCCCGCCAGCCGTAAGTGGAGACGAAGCGACCGAGCCACGACTGCTTGCGGAAGCCGCGGTGCTCATCGCGATTGGACCTCACCCGTCCCGAGCTCTCGGCGAGCGGATCGCGTTGGGCGCGCAACGGCTCGCGCCATTCGTTGCGCAGCGCGGGCACGCGGACACCCCCGCCGGGTTCGGGACCCATCTGTCCTCCTCGCGTACGGGAGTCGTAGGTCACCGCAACAGGATGACACAGGCCGACGTCCTCATACTTTCGGCGCGCCATCGACCGCCTCCAGCGCTGTGAGCCGCGCCTCACCTGCATGCTTTATCAACGGTAGTAAGGTCATTGCGATAACCGGTGCCCGTCGACGCAGATGAAGGATGTGATGAGCGATCTCGCCAACACCGCCGCGAGGAGAGGCGCGCAGCCTGGCGGCGAAGTGTTGAATCGGCGCGGCGGCAGGCTGCCGCGCGATGAGCGTCGAGGGCAGCTACTGGTCGCTGCCAGCGAGGTTTTCGTCGACCGCGGCTACCACGCGGCGGGCATGGATGAGATCGCCGAGCGCGCCGGGGTCAGCAAACCCGTTTTGTACCAACATTTCTCGTCCAAGTTGGAGCTCTACCTGGCGGTGCTTGCCAAGCATGTGGAGAACCTCGTCTCCGGTGTGCGCCAGGCGCTGCGCACGACCACCGACAACCGGCAGCGGTTGCGCGCGGCGGTCCAGGCTTTCTTCGACTTCATCGAGCACGACGGCCAGGGCTACCGGTTGATCTTCGAGAACGACTACGTCAACGAACCGCAGGTCGCCGCGCAGGTGAAGGTGGCCACCGAGGCGTGCACCGACGCGGTGTTCGACCTGATCAGCCGCGACTCCGGGCTCGAGGCGCACCGGGCCAGGATGATCGCGGTCGGCCTGGTTGCCATCAGCGTCGACTCCGCACGCTACTGGCTCAACAACGACCGCCCGATCTCCAAGGACGACGCGGTTGAGGGCACGGTCCAGTTCGCTTGGGGCGGACTGTCACACGTGCCGCTTACCCGGTCTTAGATCCGATCCCGACCCCGAAGCCGACGCGTCGGACATCGGCAGCGCCGATCTCCACGTAGGCGATCTTGGATGTCTGCACGAGGAAGCGCCGGCCCTTCTCGTCGGTCAGGGCCAGCACACCCGAATCGTTGGCCAGCGCCTCGGTGAACAACTGCTCCACCTCGCTGGGTGTCTGCGCGCTGTTGAAGCTCAACTCGCGCGGGCTGTCCGTGACACCGATCTTGACCTCCACGCCGTGGGCCCCTTTCGTTTTCGAAGAACTTGAGCCAAGGCTAGTGGACGACCCGCTGACCGACCGCACCACGCCGGTGAGTTCGCGGTCGGCGAAGCGCCGAGACCTACGGCGACCGAACCGAGTCCGGACCGTAACCAACACACCAGCCGCTGAACCTCATCTGTCACTTCCGCCTCGATAGCATCAGGCGCGGCAAGATCTTCTACGCTCGAGACGACACCGGGAAAACCCACATGAACAGGTCTTACACCGCGCACTCACCGTATTCGCTG includes:
- the moeZ gene encoding dinucleotide-utilizing protein, with the translated sequence MSTPLPPLVEPAAELTREEVARYSRHLIIPDLGLDGQKRLKNARVLVIGAGGLGSPTLLYLAAAGVGTIGIVEFDVVDESNLQRQIIHGQSDIGRSKAESARDSILDINPLVDVRLHQFRLEPENAVELFEQYDLILDGTDNFATRYLVNDAAVLAHKPYVWGSIYRFEGQISVFWEDAPADEGGNERGLNYRDLYPEPPPPGMVPSCAEGGVLGILCASVASVMGTEAIKLITGIGETLLGRLMVYDALDMTYRTIKIRKDPSTPKIAELIDYEEFCGVVSDAAAEAAADATITPRELKELLDSGKPLALIDVREQVEWDINRIQGAELIPKGAFESGEALAKLPTDRTPVFYCKTGVRSAEVLAIAKNAGFSDAMHVQGGIVAWGKQLEPDMVMY
- a CDS encoding Protein of uncharacterised function (DUF3152) → MGPEPGGGVRVPALRNEWREPLRAQRDPLAESSGRVRSNRDEHRGFRKQSWLGRFVSTYGWRAYALPVLIVLTAVVVYQTITGTGAPAPKQAEGPVQGPPTIGVASTAIIGAPPKGLTQFDADLPTGILPQGGPFTEAGAKTWHVVPGATSQVGQGTAKVFTYTVEVEDGIDTTTFGGDEAFARMVTETLANPKSWTHNPQFAFTRIDGTSGIEPDFRVSLSTPMTVREGCGYDIQLEASCYNPAYRDGQPRVFINEARWVRGAVPFQGDVGSYRQYLINHEVGHAIGYQRHEPCGGNDQLAPVMMQQTFSTNNNDAARFDPQSVQPDNHTCKPNPWPYPIA
- the kstR2_6 gene encoding transcriptional regulator; the encoded protein is MSDLANTAARRGAQPGGEVLNRRGGRLPRDERRGQLLVAASEVFVDRGYHAAGMDEIAERAGVSKPVLYQHFSSKLELYLAVLAKHVENLVSGVRQALRTTTDNRQRLRAAVQAFFDFIEHDGQGYRLIFENDYVNEPQVAAQVKVATEACTDAVFDLISRDSGLEAHRARMIAVGLVAISVDSARYWLNNDRPISKDDAVEGTVQFAWGGLSHVPLTRS
- a CDS encoding Protein of uncharacterised function (DUF3107) gives rise to the protein MEVKIGVTDSPRELSFNSAQTPSEVEQLFTEALANDSGVLALTDEKGRRFLVQTSKIAYVEIGAADVRRVGFGVGIGSKTG